From the Lysobacter sp. FW306-1B-D06B genome, one window contains:
- the glyS gene encoding glycine--tRNA ligase subunit beta, with translation MTTMSPLLIELGTEELPVKALPALAQAFFDGVLDGLAKRGIAFDRFEAKPLYTPRRLAVRLPGVALEQPEQKSEVLGPYLNIALDADGQPTKALQGFAAKAGIDWTQLEKTTDNKGERFVHRAVKPGASTASLLPEILREAVAAMPIPKPMRWGDHDYGFARPVHWLVLLLGKDVVAAELFGARSDRMSRGHRFMHDKPVWFSTPADYVESLRGAKVLVDPDERRERIVLEVTDAARSAGGKARIDAGILEEVNGLTEWPKAVACSFEREFLAVPQEALIATMEANQKFFPVLDADGKLSEHFIGIANIESKDEAEVRKGYERVIRPRFADAKFFFVEDMKQGLASMNDGLKSVKYQDKLGTIADKVARVAALAEAVAAQVGVDPATARRAAELSKADLQSRLVGEFPELQGIAGRYYAAVENEPLDIAHAIDEGYMPRFAGDAIAPSKLGQVLAIAERLDTLAGGFAAGLKPTGNKDPFALRRNALGLARTLLEGGHDLLLHDLIERALAAQPVQHAEVGSFDITQFVYDRLRGYYADRGVASVQFDAVENVVHDSLPDFDHRLNAIAEFAKLPEAEALAAANKRIRNILKKVEGDVPSNVDAGKFTEAAERELGDAVDSAIADTDPLLEARDYVTALGRLARLRPQVDAFFDGVMVNVDDAAVRNNRLALLKRLSDRLGSVAAIEYLSM, from the coding sequence ATGACCACGATGTCCCCCCTCCTGATCGAACTCGGCACCGAAGAACTCCCCGTCAAGGCGCTGCCCGCGCTGGCGCAGGCGTTCTTCGACGGCGTCCTCGACGGCCTGGCCAAGCGCGGCATCGCCTTCGACCGCTTTGAGGCCAAGCCGCTGTACACGCCGCGCCGCCTCGCCGTGCGCCTGCCGGGCGTGGCGCTGGAGCAGCCGGAGCAGAAGTCCGAAGTGCTCGGCCCCTACCTCAACATCGCGCTCGACGCCGACGGCCAGCCGACCAAGGCGCTGCAGGGTTTCGCGGCGAAGGCCGGCATCGACTGGACGCAGTTGGAGAAGACCACCGACAACAAGGGCGAGCGCTTCGTCCACCGCGCGGTGAAGCCCGGCGCGAGCACCGCTTCGCTGCTGCCGGAGATCCTGCGCGAAGCCGTCGCCGCCATGCCGATTCCCAAGCCGATGCGCTGGGGCGATCACGACTACGGTTTCGCCCGTCCTGTGCACTGGCTGGTGCTGCTGCTGGGCAAGGATGTCGTGGCAGCCGAGCTGTTCGGCGCGCGCAGCGATCGCATGAGCCGCGGCCACCGCTTCATGCACGACAAGCCGGTGTGGTTCAGCACGCCCGCCGACTACGTCGAATCGCTGCGCGGTGCGAAGGTGCTGGTCGATCCGGACGAACGCCGCGAGCGCATCGTGCTGGAAGTGACGGACGCGGCACGCAGCGCAGGCGGTAAGGCGCGCATCGACGCGGGCATCCTGGAAGAGGTCAACGGCCTCACCGAATGGCCCAAGGCCGTGGCATGCAGCTTCGAGCGCGAGTTCCTGGCCGTGCCGCAGGAAGCGCTGATCGCGACGATGGAAGCGAACCAGAAGTTCTTCCCCGTGCTCGATGCCGACGGCAAGTTGAGCGAGCACTTCATCGGCATCGCCAACATCGAGTCCAAGGACGAGGCCGAAGTCCGCAAGGGCTACGAGCGCGTGATCCGCCCGCGCTTCGCCGACGCGAAGTTCTTCTTCGTCGAGGACATGAAGCAGGGCCTGGCGTCGATGAACGACGGGCTGAAGTCGGTGAAGTACCAGGACAAGCTCGGCACCATCGCCGACAAGGTCGCGCGCGTGGCCGCGCTGGCCGAAGCGGTGGCGGCGCAGGTCGGTGTCGATCCGGCCACCGCGCGCCGCGCTGCGGAACTGTCGAAGGCCGACCTGCAATCGCGCCTGGTCGGCGAATTCCCCGAGTTGCAGGGCATCGCCGGCCGTTACTACGCGGCGGTGGAGAACGAACCGCTCGACATCGCCCACGCCATCGACGAAGGCTACATGCCGCGTTTCGCTGGCGACGCCATCGCGCCGTCGAAGCTCGGCCAGGTGCTGGCGATCGCCGAACGCCTGGACACGCTGGCCGGCGGTTTCGCCGCGGGCCTGAAGCCGACCGGCAACAAGGATCCTTTCGCGCTGCGTCGCAATGCGCTGGGCCTGGCGCGTACGCTGCTGGAAGGCGGCCACGACCTGCTGCTGCACGACCTGATCGAACGCGCGCTCGCGGCGCAGCCGGTGCAGCACGCCGAGGTCGGCAGCTTCGACATCACCCAGTTCGTCTACGACCGGTTGCGCGGTTACTACGCCGATCGCGGCGTGGCCTCGGTGCAGTTCGATGCCGTGGAGAACGTCGTGCATGACTCGCTGCCCGACTTCGACCACCGCCTCAACGCCATCGCCGAGTTCGCCAAGCTGCCCGAAGCCGAGGCGCTCGCCGCCGCGAACAAGCGCATCCGCAACATCCTCAAGAAGGTCGAAGGCGACGTGCCCTCGAACGTGGACGCGGGCAAGTTCACCGAGGCCGCCGAGCGCGAGCTCGGCGACGCCGTCGACAGCGCCATCGCCGATACCGATCCGTTGCTGGAAGCGCGCGATTACGTGACCGCGCTGGGGCGTCTCGCACGCCTGCGTCCGCAGGTCGATGCGTTCTTCGACGGCGTGATGGTGAACGTCGACGACGCGGCCGTGCGCAACAACCGCCTCGCGCTGCTCAAGCGACTGTCGGACCGACTGGGCAGCGTCGCCGCGATCGAATACCTGTCGATGTAA
- the tatB gene encoding Sec-independent protein translocase protein TatB, translating into MFDIGFSEIFVIAIVALLVLGPERLPKAARFAGLWVRRARAQWYSVKSELENELAAEELKRSLRETQDSLREAQQELNAGIDEARNRIKREQEDLQRELDALDRDVRDTAPAEPVEIEERPLASATDPALQPPEPAPVDTALHEIRPLPVETDSEPVPVRPAPSAADDGAQRR; encoded by the coding sequence ATGTTCGACATCGGGTTTTCCGAGATCTTCGTCATCGCGATCGTGGCCCTGCTCGTGCTGGGCCCCGAGCGCCTGCCCAAGGCCGCGCGCTTCGCCGGCCTGTGGGTGCGGCGCGCGCGCGCGCAGTGGTATTCGGTGAAGTCCGAGCTGGAGAACGAGCTGGCGGCCGAGGAACTCAAGCGCAGCCTGCGCGAGACGCAGGACTCGCTGCGCGAGGCCCAGCAGGAACTCAACGCCGGCATCGACGAGGCGCGCAACCGCATCAAGCGCGAGCAGGAAGACCTGCAGCGCGAGCTGGACGCGCTCGATCGCGACGTGCGCGATACCGCACCGGCCGAGCCCGTCGAAATCGAGGAACGCCCGCTGGCCTCCGCCACCGATCCGGCGCTGCAGCCGCCCGAACCGGCTCCGGTCGACACGGCGTTGCACGAAATCCGACCGCTTCCGGTGGAAACCGACTCCGAGCCCGTGCCGGTCCGCCCCGCCCCGTCCGCCGCCGATGACGGGGCGCAGCGCCGATGA
- a CDS encoding RDD family protein, with protein MSAPARFWPRYAAWSLDAALVAAVLAPFLWGRLTRDAQALEQRFVDMLDRFYGMLGQQIEAGGSPLDLAAALGNDTLRQGIAALEAALLRTLCVPVLAFTALMLVLHVVGERSRWQGSPGKRALGLRVVPRDGTRPGFVRTVGRQIAGLLSWLTLNLGHALAAIGPEHLALHDRLSSTRVVRSTAQPLPAWVRGWILVQAIAAALLTLLLFGRLAALAQAAVERALG; from the coding sequence GTGAGTGCCCCGGCCCGCTTCTGGCCGCGCTACGCGGCCTGGTCGCTGGATGCGGCGCTGGTGGCCGCGGTGCTCGCACCGTTCCTGTGGGGTCGATTGACGCGCGATGCGCAGGCGCTGGAGCAGCGCTTCGTCGACATGCTGGATCGCTTCTACGGCATGCTCGGCCAGCAGATCGAGGCGGGCGGATCGCCGCTCGATCTCGCCGCCGCACTCGGCAACGACACGCTGCGCCAGGGCATCGCCGCGCTGGAAGCGGCGCTGCTGCGCACGCTGTGCGTGCCCGTGCTCGCCTTCACCGCCCTGATGCTGGTGCTGCACGTCGTCGGCGAGCGTTCGCGCTGGCAGGGCAGCCCGGGCAAGCGGGCGCTCGGGTTGCGCGTGGTCCCGCGTGACGGGACGCGGCCGGGATTCGTGCGCACGGTGGGGCGTCAGATCGCGGGGCTGCTGTCCTGGCTGACGCTCAACCTCGGTCATGCGCTGGCGGCGATCGGGCCGGAGCACCTGGCCCTGCACGACCGCCTCAGCAGCACGCGCGTGGTGCGCTCGACGGCGCAGCCGCTGCCGGCATGGGTGCGCGGCTGGATTCTTGTGCAGGCGATCGCCGCCGCGCTGCTCACGCTGCTGCTCTTCGGCCGCCTGGCCGCATTGGCGCAGGCGGCGGTCGAACGCGCGCTGGGCTGA
- the tatA gene encoding Sec-independent protein translocase subunit TatA: MGGLSLWHWLIVLVIVVLVFGTKRLGNVGKDLGEAVKGFKKGMRDEDEDKPSAQLRDERRDETKSSETSKQDDRTPR, encoded by the coding sequence ATGGGCGGTTTGAGTCTTTGGCACTGGCTGATCGTGCTGGTGATCGTGGTGCTGGTGTTCGGCACCAAGCGCCTGGGCAACGTCGGCAAGGACCTCGGCGAGGCCGTGAAGGGCTTCAAGAAGGGCATGCGCGACGAGGACGAGGACAAGCCCTCGGCGCAGCTGCGCGATGAGCGTCGCGACGAGACCAAGTCCAGCGAAACCAGCAAGCAGGACGACCGCACCCCGCGCTGA
- the tatC gene encoding twin-arginine translocase subunit TatC, which produces MSHDSEPAHSDTDGGSETRLIDHLIELRARLLRAVAGLMIVFVALLPFAADIYAILAQPLLASLPDNGQLVAVDPAGGFFVPVKLAFFAALLIAMPWLLYQAWAFVAPGLYHREKRLAMPLLVSAVALFYIGCAFAFFLVLPSVFGFLARFTPDVVAMTPDIGKYLDFVLVIFLAFGASFELPVALVILVLLGWVTPEQLRESRGYAIVGVFVIAAVITPPDVVSQLMLAIPMCILYELGIVASRWLKPRPEAGQTPGA; this is translated from the coding sequence ATGAGCCACGACTCCGAACCCGCCCACTCCGACACCGACGGCGGCAGTGAAACGCGCCTGATCGACCACCTGATCGAACTGCGCGCGCGCCTGCTGCGTGCGGTGGCCGGGCTGATGATCGTGTTCGTGGCTCTGCTGCCGTTCGCGGCCGACATCTACGCCATCCTCGCCCAGCCGCTGCTGGCGTCGCTGCCGGACAACGGCCAGCTGGTCGCGGTGGATCCGGCCGGCGGCTTCTTCGTGCCGGTGAAGCTGGCGTTCTTCGCCGCGCTGCTGATCGCGATGCCGTGGCTGCTCTACCAGGCCTGGGCCTTCGTCGCGCCGGGCCTGTACCACCGCGAGAAGCGCCTGGCGATGCCGTTGCTGGTCTCGGCGGTGGCGTTGTTCTACATCGGCTGCGCGTTCGCCTTCTTCCTGGTGCTGCCGTCGGTGTTCGGCTTCCTCGCCCGGTTCACGCCGGACGTGGTGGCGATGACGCCCGACATCGGCAAGTACCTGGACTTCGTGCTGGTGATCTTCCTGGCCTTCGGCGCGAGCTTCGAGCTGCCGGTGGCGCTGGTGATCCTGGTGCTGCTGGGCTGGGTCACGCCGGAGCAGCTGCGCGAATCGCGCGGCTACGCGATCGTGGGCGTGTTCGTGATCGCGGCGGTGATCACGCCGCCGGACGTGGTCTCGCAGCTGATGCTGGCGATCCCGATGTGCATCCTCTACGAGCTGGGCATCGTCGCCTCGCGCTGGCTCAAGCCGCGCCCCGAAGCCGGACAGACGCCCGGCGCGTGA
- a CDS encoding autotransporter assembly complex family protein has translation MRPSFRLQAVTALLLATAGAAHAATVKAVDIHGLNDAQTLNVRGALSVVDSIGKDVPGRRLAYLIREAEDETREALEPFGFYSPKIEIKREGNGDTGVTVSVTVTLDEPVRVRRSDIAIIGEGSEDRYLKQDLAAFRPQTGDVFDHALYEASKTRITRRLAERGYFDADFSSRRVEVTRAQRAADIDLVWSSGGRYDMGPINIEQTPHAIIRDSLLDKLIYWEQGSYYHQGKLDRFRESLARLDYFSSIEIEPRPEDAVDNEVPVTVTLTPAKRTVYTAGLSYGTDSGPGVRLGMERRYVNDRGHKALGQIDWASKRKTATAQYRIPAFAWLDGWYIFSAQYYDEQTDYMDTRKVEIVASRTGQVSRRLNAVASLHALRERWAYAAFEGGADGPDPGSEEAENAEESDELVTTAYSYATFLYPSLRAEYIDTDDRIFPLHGIGVTVEVRGGLEGVGSDANFAQAWGQAHFYQAIGESNRLILRAEAGGTFTNALVNMPPSLRFFAGGDNSIRGYGFREVGPNTIGMDGKKYAIGGKYVLTGSAEFEHYFNNGPWGAAVFVDAGDAFNKFGSDVSDPNDRDQNFDVHTGIGVGARWRSPVGPVRVDIAHGLNDADSDYEIYLNIGATW, from the coding sequence ATGCGCCCATCGTTCCGCCTGCAAGCCGTCACCGCGTTGTTGCTCGCCACAGCCGGTGCGGCGCACGCGGCGACGGTGAAGGCCGTCGACATCCACGGCCTGAACGATGCCCAGACCCTGAACGTGCGCGGCGCGTTGTCGGTGGTGGATTCGATCGGAAAGGACGTGCCGGGCCGGCGCCTGGCCTACCTGATCCGCGAGGCCGAGGACGAAACGCGCGAGGCGCTGGAGCCCTTCGGCTTCTATTCGCCCAAGATCGAGATAAAGCGCGAAGGCAACGGCGACACCGGCGTGACCGTCAGCGTGACCGTCACGCTCGACGAGCCCGTACGTGTGCGCCGCTCCGACATCGCGATCATCGGCGAAGGCAGCGAAGACCGTTACCTCAAGCAGGACCTCGCCGCGTTCCGCCCGCAGACGGGCGACGTGTTCGATCACGCGCTGTACGAGGCGAGCAAGACCCGCATCACCCGCCGCCTCGCCGAGCGCGGTTACTTCGACGCCGACTTCAGTTCGCGCCGCGTGGAAGTCACGCGCGCGCAGCGTGCCGCCGACATCGACCTGGTGTGGAGCAGCGGCGGTCGTTACGACATGGGCCCGATCAACATCGAGCAGACGCCACACGCGATCATCCGCGACAGCCTGCTCGACAAGCTCATCTACTGGGAACAAGGCAGCTACTACCACCAGGGCAAGCTCGACCGCTTCCGCGAGTCGCTGGCGCGGCTGGATTACTTCTCCAGCATCGAGATCGAGCCCAGGCCCGAGGACGCGGTCGACAACGAAGTGCCGGTGACCGTCACGCTGACGCCCGCCAAACGCACCGTCTACACCGCCGGTCTGAGCTACGGCACCGACAGCGGCCCCGGTGTGCGCTTGGGCATGGAGCGTCGTTACGTCAACGACCGCGGGCACAAGGCGCTGGGCCAGATCGACTGGGCCTCCAAGCGCAAGACCGCGACCGCGCAGTACCGCATTCCGGCGTTCGCGTGGCTGGATGGCTGGTACATCTTCAGCGCGCAGTACTACGACGAACAGACCGACTACATGGACACGCGCAAGGTCGAGATCGTCGCCAGCCGCACCGGCCAGGTGAGCCGCCGCCTCAACGCGGTCGCCTCGTTGCATGCGCTGCGCGAGCGCTGGGCGTACGCGGCCTTCGAAGGCGGCGCAGACGGCCCCGATCCGGGCAGCGAGGAGGCGGAGAACGCGGAGGAAAGCGACGAGCTCGTCACCACCGCCTACAGCTACGCGACGTTTCTCTATCCTTCGCTGCGCGCCGAGTACATCGACACCGACGACCGCATCTTCCCGCTGCACGGCATCGGCGTGACGGTGGAAGTGCGCGGCGGCCTGGAAGGCGTGGGTTCGGATGCGAACTTCGCGCAGGCGTGGGGGCAGGCGCATTTCTACCAGGCCATCGGCGAGAGCAACCGCCTCATCCTGCGCGCCGAAGCCGGCGGCACGTTCACCAACGCGCTGGTCAACATGCCGCCGAGCCTGCGCTTCTTCGCCGGTGGCGACAACAGCATCCGCGGTTACGGCTTCCGCGAGGTCGGGCCGAACACCATCGGCATGGACGGAAAGAAGTACGCCATCGGCGGCAAGTACGTGCTCACGGGCTCGGCGGAGTTCGAGCACTATTTCAACAACGGGCCGTGGGGCGCCGCCGTCTTCGTCGACGCGGGCGATGCATTCAACAAGTTCGGCAGCGACGTGTCCGACCCCAACGATCGCGACCAGAACTTCGACGTCCACACGGGCATCGGCGTGGGCGCGCGCTGGCGGTCGCCGGTCGGCCCGGTGCGCGTCGACATCGCGCACGGCCTGAACGATGCAGACTCCGATTACGAGATCTACCTGAACATCGGTGCGACCTGGTGA
- a CDS encoding glutamine amidotransferase translates to MGRPIRPQPAVLAVNHRHPRPFLILETGQPVASMRRHRGFPHWIRVAAGLDADEAIVVNVEAGDDLPAREGFAGAIITGSAAMVTERRDWSERSAHWLREAAQAGMPLFGICYGHQLLAHALGGEVGPNPTGREMGTIGLELHPHADEDPLFKGLPAQFAAQATHLQTVLRAPQGATVLARSSQDDCHAFRWGERAWGVQFHPEFSATHMRGYVHARREALHGEGRCAKSLAREVSATPHARVVLRRFVRHARGLHGH, encoded by the coding sequence ATGGGAAGGCCGATCCGTCCGCAGCCTGCCGTCCTTGCCGTGAATCACCGTCATCCCCGGCCCTTCCTGATCCTCGAGACCGGCCAACCGGTCGCCTCGATGCGCCGCCACCGCGGCTTTCCGCACTGGATCCGCGTCGCCGCCGGCCTGGATGCCGACGAGGCGATCGTGGTGAACGTGGAAGCCGGCGATGACCTGCCGGCGCGCGAAGGCTTCGCCGGCGCGATCATCACCGGCTCGGCCGCGATGGTCACCGAGCGCCGCGACTGGAGCGAACGCAGCGCGCACTGGCTGCGCGAAGCGGCGCAGGCGGGCATGCCGCTGTTCGGCATCTGCTACGGCCATCAGCTCCTTGCGCATGCGCTGGGCGGCGAAGTCGGCCCGAACCCGACCGGCCGCGAGATGGGCACCATCGGCCTGGAACTGCACCCGCACGCCGACGAAGACCCGCTGTTCAAGGGCCTGCCGGCGCAGTTCGCCGCGCAGGCCACGCACCTGCAGACGGTGCTGCGCGCGCCGCAGGGCGCGACCGTGCTGGCGCGTTCGAGCCAGGACGACTGTCATGCCTTCCGCTGGGGCGAGCGCGCCTGGGGCGTGCAGTTCCATCCCGAATTCAGCGCCACGCACATGCGCGGCTACGTCCACGCGCGGCGCGAGGCGCTGCACGGGGAAGGCCGCTGCGCCAAGTCGCTCGCGCGCGAGGTGAGCGCCACGCCGCACGCGCGGGTGGTGCTGCGCCGCTTCGTCCGCCACGCGCGCGGCCTGCACGGGCACTGA
- the glyQ gene encoding glycine--tRNA ligase subunit alpha has translation MAAPTFQELIQRLNAFWAERGCTLIQPLDLEVGAGTFHPATFLRALGPEPWNAAYVQPCRRPTDGRYGENPNRLQRYYQYQVAMKPSPDNIVELYFDSLKALGVDPLVHDLRLVEDNWESPTLGAWGLGWEVWLNGMEVTQFTYFQQAGGLECRPVLGEITYGLERLCMYLQNVDNVYDLIWTYGPDGTPVTYGDVYHQNEVEQSAYNFEYADVAELFHRFDACEKEALKLIELGLPLPAYDQVCKASHSFNLLDARRAISVTERQRYILRVRRIAQGVAEAYYAQREKMGFPVLKKAASAA, from the coding sequence ATGGCCGCACCTACCTTCCAGGAACTGATCCAGCGCCTCAACGCCTTCTGGGCGGAGCGGGGCTGCACGCTGATCCAGCCGCTCGACCTGGAGGTCGGCGCCGGCACCTTCCATCCGGCCACCTTCCTGCGCGCGCTCGGCCCGGAGCCGTGGAACGCCGCCTACGTCCAGCCCTGCCGCCGTCCCACCGATGGCCGCTACGGCGAGAACCCCAACCGCCTGCAGCGCTACTACCAGTACCAGGTGGCGATGAAGCCCAGCCCCGACAACATCGTCGAGCTGTACTTCGACTCGCTCAAGGCGCTGGGCGTGGACCCGCTGGTGCACGACCTGCGCCTGGTCGAGGACAACTGGGAATCGCCGACGCTCGGCGCCTGGGGCCTGGGCTGGGAGGTCTGGCTCAACGGCATGGAAGTCACGCAGTTCACCTACTTCCAGCAGGCCGGCGGCCTGGAATGCAGGCCGGTGCTGGGCGAGATCACCTACGGTCTCGAACGCCTGTGCATGTACCTGCAGAACGTCGACAACGTGTACGACCTGATCTGGACGTACGGCCCCGATGGCACGCCGGTCACCTATGGCGACGTCTACCACCAGAACGAAGTCGAGCAGAGCGCCTACAACTTCGAATACGCCGATGTCGCCGAGCTGTTCCACCGCTTCGACGCCTGCGAGAAGGAAGCGCTGAAGCTGATCGAACTCGGCCTGCCGCTGCCGGCCTACGACCAGGTCTGCAAGGCCAGCCACAGCTTCAACCTGCTCGACGCCCGCCGCGCGATCAGCGTGACCGAACGCCAGCGCTACATCCTGCGCGTGCGCCGCATCGCCCAGGGCGTGGCCGAGGCGTACTACGCGCAGCGCGAGAAGATGGGGTTTCCCGTATTGAAGAAGGCGGCATCCGCCGCGTGA